The stretch of DNA TCGCCGTCGACGTCGCCGGCAGCGTTGTTGTTGGCGGCGTTGTTGGCGGCGTTGTGAGCGCTGCCCTGGTTGTCCTGGTTGCCCTGGGTTCCCTGGGTTCCCTGGTTGCCCTGGGTTCCCTGGTTGCCCTGGTTGCCCTGGTGGTGCTGGTTGCCGGCGCGCTCGCCCGACGCGCGGCTCTGGCTCTGGCCCTGACCGTGCCCCTGGGTCCGGTTCTGGTTCTGGCGCGACTGGCGCTCGCGCTGCGGGCCCTCGTCGTGCTGCCCGTCGTCGTGCCCGGACTCGCGCTCACCGGCGGACCGGCTCTCGACGGGCGCGTCGGTGCGGCCCTCGGTGCCGCTGGACGATGCCGCAGCGTCGGCCTTCGGCTTGCGCTGCCGCTCGCGGCGCGGGCGGGTCTCCCCGGTGGCCGAGCCCTCGTTCGCACCGTCGCCCGACGGCGTGGCGGTAGGTGCCGTCGCCGCGGCCGTCGTCTCGCCGGCCGCCGCAGCAGCCTCGACACCGCGACCGGAGCGGGCGGCACGGGTCCGCGCCGGCTTCTCGACCGCTGCGGGCTGCTCGGAGGACGCCTGCTCGTCGGTCGACGCCGACTTCTCGGGCTTCTCGGGCTTCTCGGCCCTGGCACGCGCGGGACGCTGCGTCGCCCGCTGGGTGGGGCGGCTGCCCTGCGCGTCCTTGATCGCCTCGACCAGCTGGGCCTTCTTCATGCTGCCCGAGCCGGCGATGCCCATGCCGCTGGCCATCGCCTTGAGATCGGCGAGCAGCATGGAGTTGAGTCCACCGGCGGCCTTCTTCTTCGGCGCTGCCTCGGTGGATTCGATGGTTTCCGTCACGTGAGGTCCTTCCCACGTATCACAGCCGGGCGCACCGGACGGTCCGCCCATGGCTTGTCTTGTCGAAACCTCCCTCCCCGACGGCGGACCGGCCTGCGGTCTCGACGGTTGTGCAGAGCAGATCTGCACGGGAACTGGAGGGAAGTGCGCACCCTGCGTGCAGAAGGCCGATCAGGCGCTGCTGCGCGGTGGGTACGACGCCGGAAGCCCGGCGCCCGGACAATGTAGCACTGGTGTGGCGCGAATCATTCCTCGACCCGCGCACCGGTCGGGTCGATGGCGAGGGCACGGCCCAGCCAGCCCTGCGGCGTACGGGCGAGGAGGGTGTCGGCGTCGTGGCCGCCGGTGAAGGCGAGGACCGTGGGCCCGGCGCCGGAGACGACGGCGGGCACCCCGTCGGCCCGGAGCGCGTCGACCAGGGCCAACGACTCGGGCATGGCCGGCCGCCGGAAGTCCTGGTGCAGGTAGTCGCGGGTGGCGCGCCACAGCTGATCGGGCCGGCCGGCCAGCGCCGCCACCAGCAGCGCGGTCCGGCCGGCGTCAGCGGCGGCGTCGGCGTGCGGCACCGTGCCGGGCAGCAGGCCCCGCGCGATGACGGTCTCCACCCCGCCCGGCGGGATGAGGACCACCGCACCGATGCCGGTGGCCACCGGCGAGGGGACGGAGTAGAACTCCTCACCCTCGCGGCCCGAGATGGTGAAGCCGCCGTACATCGCCGGGGCGACGTTGTCCGGGTGGCCCTCGAGCTCGGCGGCCAACCGGAAGGCGGCGTCGTCGTCGAGCCGGTCGGCGCCGCCGGCGACGAGGGCCCGCGCGAGCACGATGCCACCGACGATCGCGGCCGAGGAGGAGCCCAGGCCGCGGGCGTGCGGGATGACGTTGCGACAGCTCAGCCGCAGCCCGGGCGGCTGCTCCCCGAGTGCGGCGAACGCTGCGCGCATCGAGCGGACGACCAGGTGCGACTCGTCGCGCGGCACTGCCGCTGCGCCGGCCCCGTCGACCTCCACCTCCAGGCCCGCTGGGAGCACCTCTGCGACGAGGGTGTCGCGCAGGTCGAGGGCAAGGCCCAGCGAGTCGAAGCCGGGACCGAGGTTGGCCGAGGTGGCCGGCACCGTGACGGTGACCGGTCCTGCGACGAACGTCTGTGCCATCGACGTCCGCCGGTCAGATCAGGCCGGCGGCCGCCGCGGCGGCGTCGATGTCGGCATCGATGACCACGTCGGGCACCTCACCGAAGAACTCCAACGCAGTGACGGTGTCCTTGAGACCGTGACCGGTCACCGTGACGACGGTGACCTTGCCGACGTAGCCGCGGGCCACCTCGTCCCCCGCCGCGACGTCGTCGAGGAGGCCCGCCACGCCGGCTGCCGAGGCCGGCTCGACGAAGATCCCGTCCCGGCGCGCCAGCTCGGCCTGCGCCGCCAGGATCTGCTCGTCGGAGAGCGCCTTGAAGCGACCGCCGGAGGCGTCCTTGGCAGCCTCCGCGAGCTTCCAGGACGCCGGGTTTCCGATCCGGATCGCCGTCGCGCGGGTCTCCGGGTGCTCGACCGGGTGGCCGAGCACGAGTGGCGCGGCACCCTCGGCCTGGAAGGCGCGCATGACGGGCGTCCTGGTCGCCCTGCCGGCCGCCAGGTACTGGGTGTAGCCGAGCCAGTAGGCGCTCAGGTTGCCGGCGTTGCCGATCGGCATCAGGTGGAAGTCGGGGGCATCGCCGAGCCGGTCGACGACCTCGAAGGAGGCGGTCTTCTGACCTTCCAGCCGGACCGGGTTGACGCTGTTGACCAGGGCGACCGGGTAGTGCTCGGCCAGACCGCGCGACATCTTGAGGCAGTCGTCGAAGTTGCCACGCACCCGCAGCACCTGGGCGCCGTGGACCAGCGCCTGGGCCAGCTTGCTCGCCGAGATCTTGCCGTCGGGGACGAGCACGATCGGGGTGATGCCGGCCTTGGCTGCGTACGCGGCCATCGACGCCGACGTGTTGCCGGTGGAGGCGCACACGCAGGCCTTCGCGCCCTCGTGCACCGCCACCGAGACCGCGGCGGTCATCCCACGATCCTTGAACGAGCCGGTCGGGTTCGCCCCCTCGACCTTGATCCAGACCTCACCACCGGTGACGCCGGAGAGCCAGGCCGAGTGCACCAGCGGCGTACCGCCCTCGCCCAGCGTGATCGCGGGCGTCGCCGCCGGGATGTCGAGCAACTCGCGGTACTCCTCGATGAGGCCGCGCCACTGGGCGCTGGTGGTGCTCATTCTTCTCCCTCCACGCGCATCACCGAGGTGACGTCGCGCACGATGTCCATGGTGCGCAGCCGCTCCACCGTCGCGCTGAGCTGGGCGTCGGTGGCGGTGTGCGAGACGACCACGAGCTGGGCGTCGGCACCCCGCCCCTCCTGCCGCACGGTCTGGATGGAGACACCGTGCTCGGCGAAGGCCAGCGCGACGGCGGAGAGCACGCCGGCGCGGTCGTCGACGTCGATCGCGACGTGGTAGCGGGTCAGCGTCTCGCCCATCGGCAGCACCGCGCGGGCGGCGTACGCCGACGCGGCGACGCCCTTGGTCCCGGCGACCAGGTTGCGGGCCACCGTCACGAGGTCGCCCAGGACGGCGCTGGCCGTGGGGGCTCCGCCGGCGCCGCGGCCGTAGAACATCAGCTGCCCGGCGGCCTCGGACTCCACGAAGACGGCGTTGTAGGCGTCCCGCACGCTCGCGAGCGGGTGCTCGCGGGGGATCATCGCGGGGTGCACCCGGGCACTGACGGCGCTCTGCCCGTCGGCGTCGTGCTTGAGCTCGGCGATGGCGAGCAGCTTGACCACGCAGCCCATGTCCTTCGCCGAGGCGACGTCGGCCGCGGTGACGTCCGAGATGCCCTCGCGGTGCACGTCACTGCCGGTCACCCGGGTGTGGAAGGCCAGGCTCGCCAGGATCGCCGCCTTCGCGGCCGCGTCGAACGCCTCGACGTCAGCGGTCGGATCCGCCTCGGCATAGCCGAGTTCCTGGGCCTCGGCGAGCGCCTCGGCGAAGCCCGCGCCGTAGGTGTCCATCTTGTCGAGGATGTAGTTGGTAGTGCCGTTGACGATGCCGATCACCTTGGTCACCCGGTCGCCGGCCAGCGAGTCCCGCAGCGGCCGCAGGATCGGGATGGCACCGGCCACCGCCGCCTCGTAGTACAGGTCGCGGCCCGCCTTCTCGGCAGCCTCGAAGAGCGTGGCGCCGTCCTCGGCCAGCAGCGCCTTGTTGGCCGTCACGACGCTGGCGCCGTTCTCCAGCGCCGACAGGATCAGGGTGCGGGCCGGCTCGATGCCGCCGATGACCTCGACCACGATGTCGACGTCGTCGCGGGCCACGAGCGCCGGCCCGTCGGTGGTGAGCAGCTCAGCCGGTACGTCGACCTCGCGGGGCGCGTCCAGGCGCCGTACGGCGACGCCCCTGAGCACGACCGGAGCGCCGATCCTCGCCGCCAGGTCGTCGGCCTGCTCCTCGAGCAGCCGGACCACCTGCGAGCCGACGACGCCGCAGCCCAGCAGGGCCACGCCCAGGGGGCGCGCGCCGGGGACGGAGGCGGAAGCCACGGGTTGAGTGCTCACCGGCCAAGCGTATCGGCGAAGCGCCCGGGCGGCTGAACCGTGTCAGGACTCTGGACAGCCGCTGCGCCGCGACGCGCGAGCCCAGGACGGTGGGACCGCGGGCAGCGCGCATGGCAACGGGCCCCGGCGGAACCGGGGCCCGTTGCCGGCGGAACGGATGAGGGTCGTCATCGACCCACGGCGGACCGCTCCGCTGCGATCTCCAGTGGCCTACTTGAAGGCGTCCTTGACCTTCTCGCCGGCCTGCTTGAGGTCGGCCTTCGCCTTGTCCATCTTGCCCTCGGCCTGCGTGCTCTCGTCGCCGGTGGCGCCGCCGTACCGC from Nocardioides sp. BP30 encodes:
- a CDS encoding CsbD family protein, with amino-acid sequence MGFDDKLGNKAEELKGEAKERYGGATGDESTQAEGKMDKAKADLKQAGEKVKDAFK
- a CDS encoding homoserine dehydrogenase, with product MASASVPGARPLGVALLGCGVVGSQVVRLLEEQADDLAARIGAPVVLRGVAVRRLDAPREVDVPAELLTTDGPALVARDDVDIVVEVIGGIEPARTLILSALENGASVVTANKALLAEDGATLFEAAEKAGRDLYYEAAVAGAIPILRPLRDSLAGDRVTKVIGIVNGTTNYILDKMDTYGAGFAEALAEAQELGYAEADPTADVEAFDAAAKAAILASLAFHTRVTGSDVHREGISDVTAADVASAKDMGCVVKLLAIAELKHDADGQSAVSARVHPAMIPREHPLASVRDAYNAVFVESEAAGQLMFYGRGAGGAPTASAVLGDLVTVARNLVAGTKGVAASAYAARAVLPMGETLTRYHVAIDVDDRAGVLSAVALAFAEHGVSIQTVRQEGRGADAQLVVVSHTATDAQLSATVERLRTMDIVRDVTSVMRVEGEE
- the thrB gene encoding homoserine kinase gives rise to the protein MAQTFVAGPVTVTVPATSANLGPGFDSLGLALDLRDTLVAEVLPAGLEVEVDGAGAAAVPRDESHLVVRSMRAAFAALGEQPPGLRLSCRNVIPHARGLGSSSAAIVGGIVLARALVAGGADRLDDDAAFRLAAELEGHPDNVAPAMYGGFTISGREGEEFYSVPSPVATGIGAVVLIPPGGVETVIARGLLPGTVPHADAAADAGRTALLVAALAGRPDQLWRATRDYLHQDFRRPAMPESLALVDALRADGVPAVVSGAGPTVLAFTGGHDADTLLARTPQGWLGRALAIDPTGARVEE
- the thrC gene encoding threonine synthase gives rise to the protein MSTTSAQWRGLIEEYRELLDIPAATPAITLGEGGTPLVHSAWLSGVTGGEVWIKVEGANPTGSFKDRGMTAAVSVAVHEGAKACVCASTGNTSASMAAYAAKAGITPIVLVPDGKISASKLAQALVHGAQVLRVRGNFDDCLKMSRGLAEHYPVALVNSVNPVRLEGQKTASFEVVDRLGDAPDFHLMPIGNAGNLSAYWLGYTQYLAAGRATRTPVMRAFQAEGAAPLVLGHPVEHPETRATAIRIGNPASWKLAEAAKDASGGRFKALSDEQILAAQAELARRDGIFVEPASAAGVAGLLDDVAAGDEVARGYVGKVTVVTVTGHGLKDTVTALEFFGEVPDVVIDADIDAAAAAAGLI